GGGACCTCCGTGCGATGCGTACTCGCTCGGCTGCGTCCTGTATGAGCTGCTGACCGGTCGTCCGCCCTTCAAGGGAGACAACCCGACGGCGGTGGTCTACCAGCATGTGCACATGCCGCCTGCACCACCCGGGCGGCTGCGCACCGGGCTACCAGGGGCGTTGGACGATTATCTCCTGCGCTTGCTGGCGAAGGAGCCCGGCCGACGTCCCTCGGTCGAGCAGATAGCCGGCTGGTTCGCCGCCTGGAGGACCGAGCAGCCCCGGCCGCCCTGGCCGGCCGACGCGCGCACGAAGACCAGCCCGTCCTCCACCGCCACGCCCAAGCCCCGGCCGGCGCGGGGAGCCAGGGCCACCCTGAACAAGGCGCTGGTCGGCGTGGTCGGAGCCGTCGTTTTCGCGGTCTCAGCCGCAGTCGGCATGACCATGAACTCGGACACGGATCACCCGCCCTCCCGCCAATCCGAACCGTCGCCTGCTCTGACCGGCGCCTCGTCACCGTCGTCGACCGACTCCTCAGCCTCCGCCACCCCTTCGCCTGCCGCTTCCCCCGCCACTTCCCGACCCGCAAGCACCAGCACCTCACCCTCGACCGAGCCGACGGCGCACGCCACGGGCGAGCCGACGGCCCACCCCACAGCATCATCCGAGCAGACTGCCACCCCGGCTTCCACTCCGCCGAAGAAGCCGGCACGGAAGAAGAAGGGACCGAAGCGCTAGGGACAGGGGCCTGTAACCGGCTCACGCCCGAGTCGTTCGGATCGGCGTGGGGTGGGGCGATCTCTCGGGCAAGGAATGGGCTCGGTTGGAGCCGTACCTGCCGAAAAACATCGGGCGGGGTAGGTGCTGGAAGTGTCGCCGCAAGGTGATCAACGGCATCTTGTTCCGGCAGCGGACGGGGATCCCGTGGCGGGACCTGCCGAGACGGCGAACGAAGCCTGGCTGCGCAGCCGTTCAGGACCGTCGCCTGCGGCGATGAGCAGAGCTGCGGCGGCG
This Streptomyces decoyicus DNA region includes the following protein-coding sequences:
- a CDS encoding serine/threonine-protein kinase, with translation MGASVLVADRYRLDEPLGRGGMGEVWRATDQVLGRQVAVKLMLTAGADEKAAEDFRMEARTAACLNHPHVAAVYDFGAHDGRLYLVMELLDGHSLAQELATHGPLDPQRVADIAVQVAAGLAAAHREGVVHRDIKPSNLMLAADGTVKITDFGIARFTEEACSVTAGQVVGSSSYLAPERGLGRSAGPPCDAYSLGCVLYELLTGRPPFKGDNPTAVVYQHVHMPPAPPGRLRTGLPGALDDYLLRLLAKEPGRRPSVEQIAGWFAAWRTEQPRPPWPADARTKTSPSSTATPKPRPARGARATLNKALVGVVGAVVFAVSAAVGMTMNSDTDHPPSRQSEPSPALTGASSPSSTDSSASATPSPAASPATSRPASTSTSPSTEPTAHATGEPTAHPTASSEQTATPASTPPKKPARKKKGPKR